A single window of Balaenoptera ricei isolate mBalRic1 chromosome 15, mBalRic1.hap2, whole genome shotgun sequence DNA harbors:
- the LOC132349090 gene encoding histone-lysine N-methyltransferase 2D-like, with amino-acid sequence MELSINDVDKTKKRSGLGRCKRFFWLGVAFDTVGATVMFTGVFADLLFYDLLLYLGSIIIFLSLLWWVFWYSGNIELSSEEPLNRPYHLPSATTLEVLSQTISNRFSFNMGSVSNTFMRMRPRRRHRKRFLQGSALDMTVTGQVENQLDQDKDGMEGAKESGDAQDFGSEDLPKPEAVKSLKRVCSLGPNAGPLGTEASLPRFVKGPWTHLVQPFTPSPLDQPLTPAILAFKSLPIVPVASASQPLPILNSKSQPVVSLASTSQPPAVTLASVSQPAAPLASTSQPLPILTSKSQPVASLASTTQPPVLLASKSLPAVPLCSTSQPLTILTSQSQPLVPVASQSHPRVPVASQSHLLVPVASQSQLQTLAQACQTQPPPLLASQSQGLATQVSLLQLLPTQSFHTQPVDPQMAQAIQDFQTMYHTQQTSQSGSLVQRIGPSQSPSAQEFHKEPVAFETPPPAGQELSQNAPDTASLLPESPAPAAQAQQSVSPGRAPTPVPERRSCSL; translated from the coding sequence ATGGAGCTTTCGATTAACGACGTCGACAAGACCAAGAAGCGGTCGGGTCTGGGCCGTTGTAAGCGTTTCTTTTGGTTGGGCGTCGCCTTCGACACGGTGGGCGCGACCGTGATGTTCACCGGGGTCTTCGCCGATCTGCTCTTCTACGACCTGTTGCTTTACCTGGGTTCCATCATCATCTTCCTCAGCCTCCTCTGGTGGGTTTTCTGGTACAGCGGTAACATCGAACTGTCTTCTGAAGAGCCCTTGAACAGGCCCTACCACCTGCCTTCCGCCACCACGCTGGAAGTCCTGAGCCAGACCATCAGCAACCGTTTCTCTTTCAACATGGGCAGCGTTTCCAACACCTTTATGCGGATGCGGCCGCGGCGGCGGCACCGCAAGAGGTTCCTGCAAGGGAGTGCTCTGGATATGACCGTCACGGGCCAGGTCGAAAACCAGCTAGACCAGGACAAAGACGGGATGGAAGGTGCCAAGGAGAGCGGCGACGCTCAGGACTTCGGCAGCGAGGATCTCCCCAAACCTGAAGCTGTCAAAAGTTTAAAGAGAGTTTGCTCCTTGGGCCCCAATGCAGGTCCCCTAGGCACTGAGGCTAGTCTCCCAAGGTTTGTTAAAGGACCATGGACCCATCTGGTGCAGCCATTCACTCCATCTCCTCTGGACCAGCCTCTCACTCCAGCCATCCTGGCTTTTAAGAGCCTGCCCATAGTCCCCGTGGCCTCTGCTAGCCAGCCTCTACCTATTCTGAACTCTAAGAGCCAGCCTGTAGTTTCCTTGGCCTCTACGAGCCAGCCCCCTGCAGTTACTCTTGCCTCTGTGAGCCAGCCTGCTGCCCCCTTGGCCTCTACTAGCCAGCCTCTACCTATTCTGACTTCTAAGAGCCAGCCTGTAGCTTCCTTGGCTTCTACTACTCAGCCTCCGGTCCTGTTGGCCTCTAAGAGCCTGCCTGCTGTCCCTTTGTGCTCTACAAGTCAGCCTCTGACCATCCTTACCTCTCAGAGCCAACCCCTGGTACCTGTGGCCTCTCAGAGCCACCCCCGGGTACCTGTGGCCTCTCAGAGCCACCTCCTGGTGCCTGTGGCTTCACAGAGCCAGCTCCAGACTCTTGCTCAGGCCTGTCAAACTCAGCCACCACCTCTTCTGGCTTCCCAATCCCAGGGTCTGGCCACCCAGGTCTCTCTGCTCCAGCTTCTGCCCACCCAGTCTTTTCACACCCAACCTGTGGACCCTCAGATGGCCCAGGCTATCCAGGACTTTCAGACCATGTATCACACCCAACAGACCTCCCAGAGCGGCTCTTTAGTCCAGAGGATTGGACCAAGCCAGTCTCCATCTGCCCAGGAGTTTCACAAAGAGCCAGTTGCTTTCGAGACCCCGCCACCAGCGGGCCAGGAGCTAAGTCAGAACGCCCCTGACACTGCGTCCCTGCTCCCTGAGTCCCCAGCTCCAGCTGCTCAAGCCCAGCAGTCAGTGTCCCCCGGCAGGGCGCCCACCCCCGTCCCGGAGAGGAGGAGTTGCTCTCTCTAG